The following are encoded in a window of Chlorocebus sabaeus isolate Y175 chromosome 22, mChlSab1.0.hap1, whole genome shotgun sequence genomic DNA:
- the LOC103228483 gene encoding olfactory receptor 5H8, with translation MDEENATLLTKFLLTGLTYQSEWKIPLFLAFLIIYLITIMGNLGLIAVIWKDSHLHIPMYLFLGSLAFVDAWLSSSVTPKMLISFFTKSMTISLSECKIQFFSFVISATTECFLLATMAYDRYVAICKPLLYPVIMTNGLCIRLLVLSFVGGFLHALIHEGILFRLTFCNSNIIHHFYCDIIPLLTISCTDPSINFLMLFILSGSIQVFTILTVLVSYAFVLFTILKKKSIKGIRKAFSTCGAHLLSVCLYYGPLLFMYVGPASPQADDQDMVESLFYTVIIPFLNPIIYSLRNKQVINSLAKTLKGSV, from the coding sequence ATGGATGAGGAAAATGCAACATTGCTGACAAAGTTTCTTCTCACAGGACTTACCTATCAATCAGAGTGGAAAATACCCCTATTCCTGGCATTCTTGATAATATATCTCATCACCATCATGGGAAATCTTGGTCTGATTGCTGTCATCTGGAAAGACTCACACCTTCACATTCCAATGTACTTATTCCTTGGGAGCTTAGCCTTTGTGGATGCTTGGTTATCATCCTCAGTGACCCCTAAGATGCTGATCAGCTTCTTCACTAAGAGTATGACGATTTCTCTCTCTGAATGcaagatacaatttttttcctttgtaatcaGTGCAACCACAGAATGTTTTCTCTTGGCAACAATGGCGTATGATCGCTATGTAGCCATATGCAAACCTCTACTTTATCCAGTGATTATGACCAATGGACTGTGCATCCGGCTATTAGTCTTATCATTTGTAGGTGGCTTTCTTCATGCCTTAATTCATGAAGGCATTTTATTCAGATTAACCTTCTGTAATTCTAACATAATACATCACTTTTACTGTGACATTATCCCATTGTTAACAATTTCCTGTACTGAcccttctattaattttttaatgctttttattttgtctggTTCAATACAGGTATTCACTATTTTGACTGTTCTTGTCTCTTATGCATTTGTCCTCTttacaatcttaaaaaaaaagtcaatcaaaGGCATAAGGAAAGCCTTTTCTACCTGTGGAGCCCATCTCTTATCTGTCTGTTTATATTATGGCCCCCTTCTCTTCATGTATGTGGGCCCTGCATCTCCACAAGCAGATGATCAAGATATGGTGGAGTCTCTATTTTACACTGTCATCATTCCTTTCTTAAATCCCATTATCTACAGCCTGAGAAATAAGCAAGTCATAAATTCACTGGCAAAAACATTAAAAGGAAGTGTTTAG